Proteins encoded together in one Streptomyces sp. NBC_01216 window:
- a CDS encoding STAS/SEC14 domain-containing protein — protein sequence MIRELEDMPAGVVGFEAFGKISADDYRDTLLPAVVEAARSGEIRLLLVMSDFEGMTGGAVREDVKLGVEHLRAWKRTALVTDIEWMAHLTALFGWMSPGETKTFPLAARDEALSWVAG from the coding sequence GTGATCAGGGAACTTGAGGACATGCCGGCGGGTGTCGTCGGATTCGAGGCGTTCGGGAAGATCTCCGCCGACGACTATCGCGACACCCTGCTCCCGGCGGTGGTCGAGGCCGCCCGGAGTGGGGAGATCCGCCTCCTCCTCGTCATGAGCGACTTCGAGGGCATGACGGGCGGCGCGGTCCGGGAGGACGTCAAGCTCGGTGTCGAGCATCTGCGGGCCTGGAAGCGCACCGCGCTGGTGACCGACATCGAGTGGATGGCCCACCTCACCGCCCTGTTCGGGTGGATGTCGCCCGGGGAGACCAAGACCTTCCCGCTCGCCGCGCGCGACGAGGCGCTCTCCTGGGTCGCCGGCTGA